The genomic segment AGGACAAATTTTTCGTTAGAGTAAGTGCATCGGGGTTTTTTCGCAAAAGtttttcaaactaaaaaaatagtaataaaatctaatataatattttttattatgaaagTTTTTCACAAAAGTTAAGAACGTTTAAGAAactttatttcttgttttgagaaacttttacaacaaaaaaatattattttataaatttttaatgcttttattactaaaaaaattatggagagACTAACCGGTCTTAGCCTTTGGATAGTTTGGCTCTGCTTGGATAGTATGTTAGTTTGTATATCGAGgcaaattattttttgataataGGGAAAAAATATACTACTTGTAATTAAGAGAATCCTAACtcattgtttatttaattttaaaattattacaaaaataaaccaGTTGAAGACACATATCAAGCGAATCACTAAACTAGTTTAATCATGACGTTTGTAGGATCCAATAGGAGTGCTATAAGGCCTCTTAGTCGAACGCTAACTTTGTGCAAAGCATTTGAACGCTAAACTGGTTCAAGTCCTCTcggtaagaaaaatattaaCTATTTTGTTAGCCAAATGGTGGTGATCACACCtttggagaaggagagtaatatggtggtggtgaagagctgtagacgtatggcggtggtggagacttgtagttcacctttggagaaggagagtaatatggtggtggtggatagctgtagacgtatggcggtggtggagacttgtagttcacctttggagaaggagagtaatatGGTAGTGGTGGCGAGCTGTAGACATATGGCGatggtggagacttgtagtctaccttaggagaaggagagtaatatggtggtggtggatagctgtagacgtatggcggtggtggagacttgtagtctaccttaggagaaggagagtaataaggtggtggtggggagctgtagaaGTATGgaggtggtggagacttgtagtctacctttggagaaggagagtaatatggtggtggtggggagctgtagacgtatgggggtggtggagatttgtagtctaccttaggagaaggagagtaatatAGTGGTGGTGGGAagctgtagacgtatggagGCGGTGGAAACTTGTACTCTaccttaggagaaggagagtaataaggtggtggtggggagctgtagacgtatggtggtggtggagatttgtaGTCTActttaggagaaggagagtaataaGGTGGTGTTGGTTGAGCGGCGTAAACATATGGTTTTGGATGTGGCGTATAGTTAGGGCCTTTTCTTTTGTATTGTATTGGAGATGGTGGTGATGCCGAATAGTATGGGGAATACGTTTTAGGTGAGTGAGGTGGTTTGCGGACCGGTGAATTGTATTGCGGGGTTTGAGGGGAGGAGTAAGGATATGATGTGACTGTAGCCGCGATGGCACTCAAGGCCACGACATAAATCATGCAATGCACTCGCCCCATCATTCTTGAGGATTTCATAATACTCGTCGCtgctcttttggtttctttgtttttgttatgatttacTTGAAAATGAATGTCCTTTATATAGTATTTGTCTTCCGTGTGTAAATACTGTAGTATCTTCCCAACTTGGGTTCGTGCTATTGTGTGGCACCACTTTCTACATTTAGAGGACGTGCTAGgttgtttgtttgaaaatagTGATGTGTGGGATGTATGAAAATTATTAGATTCTCTAACAACTTTCAATaggtttaaaatgtttttacattattttgtttcatttatagTGACTTGATTTGTTTCGAGAACTTATAGAAACCAGATTATTGACAGATTGTTTAGCcataaagaagaagactaagTAACAACACTATAAGCggaataaatcaatttaaataaaattattatgagtaaAGTTATACAATTATGGAtccttatttttgttaaacataatatgtaatttaagtaaattttaattcaaattttcatttatttcttgtaagaatacgtttcacccgtgaaatctttAAACGTGACAAAAGTTTTAATGtggtagagaaaatattgataaaatattactatttatgaCAACATGTCGGATCAATGATtacatcaaaaaaaatatttagaggggggtattcaacttgatgttttaaagatttggtaggattttaatattttagaattttgaaagatttagtaagtttttaggagatttgattgtgtttcagagtttttctattttaagaaaataaaatgaaatgtgattttatgagatttgattattaaactttgggtgattttataatattttacaacataataccaaaagaaaatcagatcaatagTTTGAGTTATATCCTTAGTTAATGTAAAACTTAAACCCAGAAACTGATCAATAGTTGGATCAATAgtgatgttctttttttttgtgtctccaAATAATAATCTGATCGAACTCTCCAAGAGTTCAAACCCAGAAACTGATCCAAACCAATAGAATTCATTATCCCTTTACTCTGCCTCTGGTGATGCTGcagcaaacccagaaaacttGACGGCTCAGGCTGAGACTGGTGGAGAAGGTGGCTGATGATTGGCGGGGGTTTTTGGCTTCAAGATCTTCagtctttttttatctttgaaatctttcaaaattccagCTCTATaggtatgattttgattgtcatacttttcaactaaaaaacaaaagaaaatctcttaaaatcagCAAGTTttcaaaaagttgtgatatatTGAATAATAAAGAGATTTCAAgtaggttttaaaaattattgattgaataacaagagattctatattattttaaaggattttacataaatcttaaGTTGAATAACTTAGGATTtcagaagatttttaaaaatcctcaattgaataacaaagaattttaagaatactctaaaatcCTTTAGAATGTCAAAttcaattaatttcaaaattttaagaagtgtAATATAAGATTTATAGGAAAT from the Camelina sativa cultivar DH55 chromosome 12, Cs, whole genome shotgun sequence genome contains:
- the LOC104732958 gene encoding extensin-2-like gives rise to the protein MKSSRMMGRVHCMIYVVALSAIAATVTSYPYSSPQTPQYNSPVRKPPHSPKTYSPYYSASPPSPIQYKRKGPNYTPHPKPYVYAAQPTPPYYSPSPKVDYKSPPPPYVYSSPPPPYYSPSPKVEYKFPPPPYVYSFPPPLYYSPSPKVDYKSPPPPYVYSSPPPPYYSPSPKVDYKSPPPPYFYSSPPPPYYSPSPKVDYKSPPPPYVYSYPPPPYYSPSPKVDYKSPPSPYVYSSPPLPYYSPSPKVNYKSPPPPYVYSYPPPPYYSPSPKVNYKSPPPPYVYSSSPPPYYSPSPKV